Part of the Actinopolymorpha sp. NPDC004070 genome, CGGTGTGAATATCCCCGGCACCTGCACCGTCGAGGACACTCGCTCTGACGGGTCGGATTGGGCCTCATGGATCGCCCCTCGGGGTGCAGGGCTCTGTCGCTCGGGCGTAGCGTCGCCTTCATGGCGAAGGGCCAGCCCTCTCGTCGTCGCCATGTGGAGACCGTGTTGGCGATCGTTGTGACCACGGCGGCCTATCTGCTGGCGGCGCAGCCCGGTCTGCTCAAAGAGCTCGGCGAGCCGGGCATGGCGAGTCTGGTCTGGCCAGCAAGCGGAGTTGCCCTGGCGGCAATTCTGATCTTCGGGCTGAAGGCGTGGCCCGGAGTCGCATTGGGGGCGTTCGCGGCTACCTGGGCGGCATTCAACCGGCCGCCCCTGGTCGCGCTGGGAATAGCGGTCGAGGCCACGGTTGGGGCCGTGCTTGCGTACGTTCTGCTACGTCGGGCGGGGTTTAAGAACGATCTTGGCCGGGTGCGAGACGCAGTGGCATTGGTGGTGTGTGGCGCGGGGGTCGGCATGGTGACCGACGCGGCCATCCGCAGCGGCGTCCTGGTGCTGGCCGGCATCGCGCCGGCCCGTGAGTACGGCGCGCTGATGCTTCATAGTTGGCTCGGGTCCGGACTCGGAGTCTTGGTTGTCACGCCGTTCCTACTCGTGCTCCGCAGAATCTCGCTGCGTCGGACCCCTCTTGACGTGTGGCGCCTGGTGGAGGCCGTCGGGCTGTTTGTGTGCACGCTGGGGGTGAGTTGGTGGGTGATCGCGGGAGGCAAAAGCGGGAATGAGCTGTTCCTTGTCTTCCCGCTTCTGATCTGGGCGGCGTGGAGGTTCCAGCTTGAGGGCGCCGCACCCTGTGTCGTGGTTGTTTCTTTTGTCACCGTGTCCGCGACGGTGAGGGGTCTTGGTCCGTTCAGCGGGACCGACCCACAAACGGCTCTCATCCATGCCCAGACGTTCGTCGCCGCAACAACCCTTGCCACCCTCTTCCTCGCCGTCGCGGTGACTGAACGCAACGATGCCCGCGACGAGTTGGACCGAACCGCTCGCGAGCTCGTGAGAGCAGTGAATATCCTCGGCGAGCGCCTCCGACCAGACAAGGCCTCCAGCGCCGAGCGGGTTCAAGCCACGCCGCAACCCCTCAATCCGCGCATTCGCCAACGCCCCTACTCCACCGACGATGACACCCGCGCCGTCCGCACCGAACGTATCCAGGGCCCGCCGGATGACTGAGTGGGCCAGCGGGAAGGGGCGGGGTCGCTTGAAGGGGGTGGGCGCAGCCAGACGCAGAATTTCAGCCTTCTGTAGCACAGTGAGGTGTGGCTGCATTGTCCTCAGTAGCCGAGCCTTCGGCGGGTCGGAGCGGTTATCAGCGATACGAGGGTGCGGTCACGGTAGCGAAGATCCGTCTGCCAGGAAGTGTCCTCACGTATGGTCAGATGGTCCATGGTCCACAGTTGCGGATGGCCAGAGACCGCATGGGTCGGGGAGAGCGCAGCACTACGATCCGGGCCCATCGGAAGGTCGCCAGGTAGGTCCGCGAACTTGGAGATCTGGGCGAGGGTCTCCCACGGTTGAGTCGCGAAGTCTTCGTATTTTACGCGGAGGGTTGGCACACCGCGGCGAGCCAGGGCTATCAGAGCTACATTTTCTGCGTTCCACTGAACGGCCGCGCGGCCTGGTGAGTAGCGGGCCATCTCGTGTTCCTTGCTCGCTACGGTGGCCATCGGGCGGGGAGATTGTTTGCCCCACGAATATGCGACGGCACGGGGGTCACGGACGACGTGCACCACCCGGAGGTCCTCGCCGTAGCGGTGGCGTAGGCAGCCGGCCAGGGAGGCGTGCTTGCTGCCGTCCACAACGACGTCACTTCCGCTCACCCGGGCTGTCGCCGAGTAGAGGCGGTCATAGAGCCCTGTGTACCGCTCCACCCGCGATGCCAGCTCCGCAGGCAGCTCGCGCGATAGCAGTCGTGGAAGGAAACGAAGACGGTCAACTGACTCTTTCAGCTGTAACGCCTCTGCTGCCCGGCCAGGGGACCAGCCACCGAACGCTTCACAGCCGACGGCCTGCCAGAACTTACAACTCAGGAATGGTTCTCCGCACCCGCAGGCCTCTCCGTCGATCACCATCCGCTGCCAGAGGTGGACCACCTCACCCACAGAGCAGACCCTGGGAAATTCACCTAAGAGCCGTTCGATCACCGTCGAGCCGGAGCGGCCGATCCCCCCGATATAGACCACTCGAAACTTACACACAACGGGGTACCTACCCCGATGTGTCAGTGTTTAGCCCCACCTGCCACAGAACGGGCAACTTCGTGTTGAACGCTGTGGGTGCCCGCCCTTGGCGGCCATGCGAGCCGGACTTGGGTCCTCTGGGGGTTGTGTTGGTGCAGTGGCCGGTCATCGACTTTCTGCAGCTACCCGTAAGCCAAGGCCAATGAGGACCGTACCGGTAGCGGCTTCCATTCGACGGCGTACGACTGGTCGACGGAACCACGCACCGGCACGACCTACTGCCGCTGCCAGCGTGAGATACAAGGCGATCTCGATCACGACCTGCAGGAGGGCAAGGAGGGCGGTCGTGGCGAAGAGCGGTCGGTCGGACGGTACGAACTGGGGATAGAAAGCAATCATGAACGCAGCGGCCTTCGGGTTCGCCAGCATCACCACCGCGCCCTCTCCGACGGCCTTCGACCACCCTCGTGTCGCGCTTGCCGGCAGTTCAATGTCGAGTTCCGGTGCCGCCCCGGTCTTTCGGCTGCGCAGCACGCCTCGCAACGTCTTCACGCCGAGATACAAGAGGAAGCCCGCACCGATAACGCGGAGGACAATGAAGGCGATCTCGGAAGCGGCAACCAAGGCGGCTACGCCGGCTGCCGCGACCAATGCCCACAGGTAGAGTCCGGCTTCCAGGCCCAGCACGGTCGGCACCGCGCCAGAAAATCCCCGCAAGGCGGCACGACGCAGAATCAGCGCCATCGCTGGGCCTGGTGAGGCCGAGATCAGTACGACGGCGACAATGAAGGTGGGAAGAGAAGCGACGAGATCCACGGCGGGATTCTCTCCGTGGCTGCTCTTCGGCGCAACCTAAATCGCTGCACCCACGTTCACCCGTCTCCGCCTGGTTACGTCTGCGCAGGTCAGCGCGGTAACCCGCGGGTGTTTTTTTGCGGCGATCCCGGGGCCAGCCATCCCGACCTGCTGAGGGACCTGCACAAGTCATGAGTGGGCGGCGGAGGAGCTTCGCCTGCGTCACCCCGAGCAGTCGCCGGTCGTCAGCCCTGGACCTGTTGGAAGTAATCGCCAGAACAGGCCTCAAGCGGTGAGCACAGGAATACGCGGATTCATCGTCGCTCGGGGGATGGCGATCCTTCGAAGAATCGATGCCGTCGTACACCGAGCGCAACGGCCACAAAGCTGGGTGGCTCACTCCGGAGATGCGGGCGCGGCCGCCAGGTCGGTGCAGGAGCGAAGGCCGGCGAAGTCCTTCCGCATCTCCTCCGCCTTGTCGCCGCCAGCGAAGTGCGGCAGCCCGTTCGAACGGATCATGGCCGGTGACCAACGTGCGGCCGTCACCCTACGCCCCTTCATGGTCAAAGTGAGCACGCCGGTGGTCGACGTAGTCGTCGTGGTCTGGTTCGGCCACACGAAGTTGCCCAGGCCGTAGCCGACGTAGGTCCGGCCCAGCCACCCCGCGCCGAGCAACATGTGCGCGTGGGCGCCGATCACGACGTCGGCGCCGGCGTCGGCGAGCCTGCGGGCGAGGTCCTCCTGCTTGCTGGTAGGACACTGGTTCAGCTCCTCGCCCCAGTGCAGGTAGACGACCACGACGTCGCTGGTGCGTCGGGCCTGCCTGACCGCGGCGACCAGCCGCTGCGGGTCCACCGCGGACGCGACACCGGCCCGGCCCTCACCGGCGGGGAAGTTGCGTGACGTCGGATCGTTGACCTGGGTGGCACCGATCACCGCCACCGACGTTCCCTTGATCCTCACCACGTGCGGCCCGAACGCCTGCGCGGCGTCCCGGCCGATACCGACGACCGCGAGCGGAGCGTCGTCGATCGCCGCGAGCGTGTCCGAAAGCCCGTCCGGCCCGAAGTCGACGCCGTGGTTGTTGCCCATGCTCGCCACGTCGACTCCGGCCGCCGCGAGCGCCTCGAACGCAGCTGGTGGCGCGCGGAAGGTGAAGTCCTTGTCCTCGGGTTCACCGCGCGTCGTGATGGCTGTCTCGAGGTTCACGACGGTGAGGTCAGCGGCGGCGAGCTCGGACCGAATTGGCTCCAAGGCGCTCTTGGGATCGTCGAGACGCTGGCGCAGCACGCTCTCCCACCGAATGTCGCCCGCGAAGGCGAGCGTGAACGTCGCGTTGTTCTTCGCCTCGTTTTTCGGTGCCACCCGTGCGCGGTCCGACTTGTTTGCCGGACCATTCGACGGGTCTGGTGTCGAAATTTCTGTCGCGCCCGCCGGAGTGACCTGGGGCGTGGAGGTGGGCGAGGCGGGTTCTTTGCCCGCACTGCCACACGCCGACGCGCAACACGCCATTGCGAGGACGAGCAGCAGAACACTTTTGAATACTCGCGGCATACCGCCAAACTAGCGGCGAGGGATGCACCGATCAGGAGTATCCGCCGCAGTTGGATTTGCGCTCGACCCAAATAGAAGCGGGCGGATCGGCGTCCCGAAATGCCGCTCGCCAGAAAATGCGTCTCGCCATACTGCAGTGACGAATCCGTGCGCAGGAGATGTGTCTGAGGGAAAAGTCGTCCCCCGGTGCCCGAACGGCCGCCTGTGCTACCAGGTCAGCGCTGCCACGTCGGTCGGTAGTTCATGCGGGCGCATCGGCACCCCCATGTCGAATCGAAAGTCGAGCGGCGAACCTCCCTTGAGCGTGTCGATCCCGCCGCCCACCGCTCATCATCGACCGTCCCCTGACAGCAGATGCCCGGTGTTGAATTGGGCCAGGTTAATGGCAGGCTTCGCCTGGGCGGATCCGGAAGATCGCTGAGCGGATCTCTTCGTTGATCTCGTCCAGGCCTTGGATGGTCCCGGTGAGGGCCTGTTGCACCCGCTGGTCCTGGCACTTGCCGTGGGGCGGTCTTCAGGCGGAGGCCGGCGTCGAACAGGTGTTGCAGCACGACGTCGTTGATGGCGCGTGCGATCCGGTTGCGCCAGACTCCATCCGCGCGGCTTGACCCGACGCAACCGCCGAGGACCTAAGCTGCATCGACATGGCAGAGGTTGTCCTACGTGTCCGTTTCACCGGTGGCGGCGAGCACATCGACTTTACCTACGACGAGCCTCACATCGCCGAGGTTGATCAAGTCATCGAACACGTCATCACACAACTGGCGCAGGATTCCGGAGTGCTTCGCACAAGGCATGGAGACCGGCTCGTCGTGCTGTACGGCCGCGGCGTGGCCGCCCTCGAAGTGACTCCGCGCGGTGCGGTGCTGTGACGAGCACCAGCCTGAAGTTGCCGGACCGCAGTGACGCTTCGAGCGTCGCGTAGAACTCTTCCTTGTCCAGTGTCTCGGCCTGGACTACCTCGCGTACCACCTCGAAGGGGCTGCGGCCTTCGAGCGAGACCGTCCCAGTGTCCTGTGCTCCAGTTGCTCCACGGACATGCGGTGGAGCGTGGCCGCGTATGCCAGGATCTGCGCCAGGGCCACGGATCCACGTTCACCTGCATCCGCCCGGATACGTCTGCGCAGGTCAGTGCGGTCCGTGGCCGTAGCCGATCATGAGCGAACGTAGGCGAATGAGACCACGTCCGAGACCACCAGGTCGGATCTCGCTCGACGGCATGTAGCAGGCGCCGCCACCTCGCTCATCCTTTCTTGCAAGTCCTCCGCACCGGGCGATCTGGACCGCTGGAGGAGCAGTTGTCAGCTGGCGCCGGCACCCGTCGCGGGAAAGATGGCTTGGTTGAACCAGAAGTGGGGAAGACGGTGACGCGGGCGTTTCGGATGCTTCGGTGGTCGGGGTGGAGCCGTCGCCTGGGATGGGAGATCGCAGGTTGGATGAGCTGCTCTCGGCGGGAGGCCGATGATGGTTCCGGTTGCCGCGGCGTTCCTTGCGGCGGGAGCCGCGGCTGTCTGCGTGGACCAGCTCTCGAAGGTGGTTGCGGGACGGCTGCTCGCTGGTCACGGCTTGCGCCTGGTTGCTTGGCGGTGTGGCTTGAGGTGGGTGCTCAATCACCGGGGTGGTGTGGTCGCGCTGCCTGTCCGGTGGGCGGTCTTGGTTTGGTCTGCTGCGCTCGCGTGCGCGGGGCTGCTGGTGGTGGGGCAATGGTCTTCGCTGGGGATTGGCGGGGCCGTCGGTCTGGGTCTGGTCGTGGGTGGTGCGGCCGGCAACCTCGTTGATCGGCTACTGCGCGGCGCGGTCGTGGACTTCATCGCGCTGCGGGCTTGGCCGACCTTCAACCTCGCGGATGCCGCTATGGTCGCCGGCGCAGTCGTGCTGGCGGGGGGCCTCGCATGACCGCGGCGGGCGGTGCGGTTCTCGGCAGATGGACGGGGCGCCGGGTGCTCTTCAGTCGGCGGGCGCCGACGTCCCTGGCGCTATCAGCGCTCACGCGCGCCGCCGCGCCGTTCGCGGGGGCGGTGTTTCCTTGGCGTGGTCGACGCCTACGGGGCCGGCCGCCTGGCGCTGGAGGCGGCCCGTGCCGGCACCGGCTCGGGCAGGACAGGTGCGAGCAGCGCGTTGTCCATGTCATTGACCGTCGGCGGATTGACCGTGCGCATGGCGGTTCGCCAAGCTGAGATCGCTGGAGGGGCGGCAGCGATGTCCAACTTGTCCTTGATCTCGTCACTGCTGGTGCTGGTCGTGGTGCTGTTTCTGGGCTTCGCGGGCTGTGACACCCTGTGGGGACTGGATCCAGTCACACCCCCGGGGCCGCTGGAGTTCAGCCTTCAGGTGGTCTACCCGCTGGCAGTTGTCGGCGATGTCACGTTCACATATCTGCGACCCGGTGACACGACGGCTGTGACCAAGACCGCGACGCAGCAAGGGGACCTTTACGTGTTCTCGTTCGACGAGCGCGAGGTCGGCGCCTGGATGGTCAACTGCGCGATGACAGCGAACGTGGACGGCGTTCCGGAGCACAAGGCCTCGCTGACTGGCCACTTCATCATGCCCGACTCAGGGAACTGGGTGTACAGGTTCGTGGCCAGCCTTACGCCGCCGGACGGCTTCGTGATCCAGCCCGTGGGGCTCGACGCGAGATAGGCGGGGAGCTGGTGGTCGACTTCAAGATCGAGCTTCCCGACGGGCTCGAGTAGGCGGAGGTGCAGACGTGGCCAGTGTCACGGGCGAGTACGACGTCGCCACCGAGGTGAGCATCGGGCTGGTCAACTGCGTCTTGGCGGCGATTCACGAGAATGAGAACAGGGCCTACCCGCGGTTGTGCCACAGTCTGACCGCCAGCGTTGACGACGCCTACCGCGGAGCCGCAGATCCGATTCCGGAGTCCGAACGGACCGGTATCCGCACGACCGTCGAGGTCCAACTGTCCACCCCAACCGTCTCACTGCCGGTGGACGCATTAGCCGACACGCTCTGGTCGCGCAGCCGGCAGCCGGTCAGGACGGCCGCCCGGGGCGGTCCGCTCGGTCCCTGGGGGCGGCCGACCTGCTGGCCGAGTATCAGCGCCCGTCTCCGGCTAAGGGCCTGGTTGCGCGATACGCCAGCGGAGCTGCCGGAGTTCGTCCACGGCGATCTGTATCTGACGGCCGGGCTCGTGCGGACCGTCTTGTGGCAATGGCATCCGCTCCCCCCGCGTAGAAGGACATTCCTGGGTCTCGACCACAGCGCCGGACCTGAGGTCCGGTTCGAGCCGGCGGCGGGAGCCACGCTCACCGATCAGCAGCGCGTCCTGGTGGAGCGGATCGTGCGCAACGCCTTCCGGGGCGACAGCGAGCCTGTCAGCGTCGAGCTGCAGCTTCCGCCGGAGGTCCATCGGTTCGACTACAAGCTTCAGCCAACGGGCGCGCGCCCATCGGCGATGCTTCTGTTCACCCTCAGCGACAGCCCTCCGGGCCCGCAGGGCCCGGGCAGTGTCGGCGCGCGGTTCCTCCCTGGCGGGGCCGACTTTGCGGTCGCCGTCGGACGGGACTACCTGCTGGGCCTGCTTCGCCGCGAGCTGCTCGGCGGCCTCCCACCCGAGTACGAGCGCTCGGGGACCTTCTGGCGCGTGAGTCTCCGCCCGGACTGGAACGGCGCCACATTCGACCTGCAACCCGGGCGGATCCTTTTCTCGATCAGCGGCGACGGCCGCATCACCTATGGCGTCGCGCCGCTTTCCACAACCGACGACTTCAGCTTCACGGTTCGGCTGGCAGTGACGCTGCAGGTCGTCGGCGGGCAGGTGCGGCCCGCGCTCGTCGGAGATCCGGAGATCGAGCTGCACGGGGTGTTCGCCTTCGAGTCGCTGATCAATGACGCCGCCCGCAACGCGATCAAGGCGGGCTTGCAGGCCAGGCTGGATCCCGTTCCGGCAGATCTGCGCGACGCGCTCGACGTCGGGCGGTATCTCAAGACGATGATGAGCACTCTGCACCCGGCTGACCCCGGTGTCGCGCTGACCGGGGTGCAGATCCGCGCCGACGGGGTCGTCGTCGCGGGAACCGTCGCATTGGCACCGTCCCGCCCCGTGACGGTGCGACGGGCGGACCTGAACGGCCGTGCCGACGCGCTCGAGAGCTGGATCCCGGGCGGGACGATCGACCGGTTCGTGTGGGACGGTCACCTCGAGGAGCACAGGTTCGTGACCGAGAATCCGATCGCGGCGATCCAAGGATGCCTGTCGGTCCAGGGCACCAGAGTCACCCGCGGAGGCGGCCTCGTGCCGGTGGCAGCCGAGGATTGCCCCCTTGTCGTCGCCCTCCTCCCCGTTCTGACGGGGCTGCCGACCCCTGCCGTGCCATGTCGCAGGCTTCTGCTTCCGCTGCTGGCGGGCGGGCCGGGGGAAGGGGTCGAGGTCGTCGGACACTACGACCCCTGGGCGTCCGGTCTCGCGCCGCGCCAGGGGCCCACCAACCTGCTCGTGCACTTCGCCGAACGACCCTGGGCCGAGGCAGCGCGGACCATCGCGGAAGCGCTGGCCGCCACCCGACACCGCGACGCCGCGCTCATCGTGCTCGGCGTGCTCGGGCCGGGAGAACTCCCACGCGCCGCAACGGTAGCCCTGAAGGGGGACGCGACCGTGCTGCTCGCCGAGGACTCCACGGGCAGCTGGGCCGACACGTTCGGGACCCCGAAGCGCCCGACTACCGTGCTTGTCGGCCCCAACGGCGCGGTTCGGTGGAAGGACCAGGAGGCGCTCGATCCCGCGAAGCTCGCCAGGGCGCTCGATGAACACCTCGAGCCCGGCGGCAAAGTCGCCTGGTGGCCCCTGCGCCTGGCGGTGCCGACAGGCGGGCGGGCGCCCGACGCTCCCCTCCGGCTCGGCGACGGCAGACAGCTGGCGCTCCGCAGGCTGCGCGGCGGATCGGTGGTGCTCAGCTTCTGGACGTCGTGTTCTGAACCGAGCGTCGAACAGCTCCGGCAGCTGCGTGATGCGCTCGAGACGGGTCGGGTGGACCGGCCTCACATTTTCGGGATCGGGGACGGAGAGGACCCGCAGCAAGTCTCCCGGCTCGCCGAGCGTGAGCAGCTTCCCTTCCCACTCATCGCCGACCCCGAGCGGAGCATCGCCCGCCGCTACGGCGTCTCATGCTGGCCGACCACCGTGCAGATCGGTCTCGACCGCAGCGTTGAGGCGACCGACCTCGGACTGGTCCCGGGCGTGAGTCTGTGTGAGCGCCAGACGCTGGGCGACATGGGACACCTCACCAACAACGTAATCCTGTGACGGCTGGGCTCCCCGAGGCGTCGGTTTTCGTCGACGAGCTGACGCGCAGCGACTCAGGGCAGCGGTCCCAATGACTAGCGGTCGGAGGTCAGCGCCGTTGGCCGGGTCCTGGTCACCGTCGCTTGCCCGCGGACGGGTACCGTGCCCGGCCGTACCGGCCGGACGGGTACCGTGCCCGGCCGGTACGGCGCCGGCAGATCGCGGCAGTGAAGGCCGAGTGAAAGGCGTCGATGATCTCGACTGTCGCAGCGGATCAGTCTCGAGGCAGAGTCGCCGTGGTCATTGGATATGAGATCATCCTCACGGTCCCGTTGCGTGTGGAGTACTCGTCGACCCCTGCCGGACGCAGCGCGCTCGGGCCGGTGTTCGCGCTGTGCGAGTCGGCCGAGAGCAACCACGCCCACGCACACGCCCAGGGGGCGGTGACGAATCGCCCATGTAGGCCTCCCCTGATCCGGTGCTGCTTTTCCTCGGGTAAGTAGTCTCCCTTGCGGGTAACTGCATCCTCGCGGATAGCGACTCCGCAACGGGCTGGCACGGTGCACGGTCCGTGGAGAGGAAAGCACCCGATGGCCGATCAGCCGCAGACGATGCCCGCCGTCGTCAACCGCGCCGGAGGCCCCGTCGACAACCCCGACAGCCTGGTCGACGCACTCGTGCCCGCACCGGCTGCACCCACCGGGCGTGACCTGCTCGTCGAGGTGCGCGCGGTGTCGGTGAACCCTGTGGATGTGAAGGTGCGCGCTTCCGGTAACCGGGCGCAGAAGGACCGCATTCTCGGGTGGGACGCCTCCGGCGTCGTTCTCGCCGCAGGCCCCGAGACGAACCTGTTCCGTGTCGGTGACGAGGTCTACTACGCCGGAAGCCTCGACCGGCCCGGCTCCGACGCCGCCCGCCAGCTCGTGGACGAGCGCATCGTCGGCAGCAAACCGACCTCCCTCAGCCACGTGGAAGCGGCGGCGCTTCCGCTGACCGGGATCACCGCATGGGAGGCGCTGTTCGACAAGCTCCGCCTGACCACCGAGTCGACCGGCACCCTGCTGGTGCTGGGAGCAGCGGGCGGGGTCGGCTCCAT contains:
- a CDS encoding MASE1 domain-containing protein; protein product: MAKGQPSRRRHVETVLAIVVTTAAYLLAAQPGLLKELGEPGMASLVWPASGVALAAILIFGLKAWPGVALGAFAATWAAFNRPPLVALGIAVEATVGAVLAYVLLRRAGFKNDLGRVRDAVALVVCGAGVGMVTDAAIRSGVLVLAGIAPAREYGALMLHSWLGSGLGVLVVTPFLLVLRRISLRRTPLDVWRLVEAVGLFVCTLGVSWWVIAGGKSGNELFLVFPLLIWAAWRFQLEGAAPCVVVVSFVTVSATVRGLGPFSGTDPQTALIHAQTFVAATTLATLFLAVAVTERNDARDELDRTARELVRAVNILGERLRPDKASSAERVQATPQPLNPRIRQRPYSTDDDTRAVRTERIQGPPDD
- a CDS encoding sulfotransferase, which translates into the protein MGEVVHLWQRMVIDGEACGCGEPFLSCKFWQAVGCEAFGGWSPGRAAEALQLKESVDRLRFLPRLLSRELPAELASRVERYTGLYDRLYSATARVSGSDVVVDGSKHASLAGCLRHRYGEDLRVVHVVRDPRAVAYSWGKQSPRPMATVASKEHEMARYSPGRAAVQWNAENVALIALARRGVPTLRVKYEDFATQPWETLAQISKFADLPGDLPMGPDRSAALSPTHAVSGHPQLWTMDHLTIREDTSWQTDLRYRDRTLVSLITAPTRRRLGY
- a CDS encoding LysE family translocator — protein: MDLVASLPTFIVAVVLISASPGPAMALILRRAALRGFSGAVPTVLGLEAGLYLWALVAAAGVAALVAASEIAFIVLRVIGAGFLLYLGVKTLRGVLRSRKTGAAPELDIELPASATRGWSKAVGEGAVVMLANPKAAAFMIAFYPQFVPSDRPLFATTALLALLQVVIEIALYLTLAAAVGRAGAWFRRPVVRRRMEAATGTVLIGLGLRVAAESR
- a CDS encoding CapA family protein, whose translation is MAPKNEAKNNATFTLAFAGDIRWESVLRQRLDDPKSALEPIRSELAAADLTVVNLETAITTRGEPEDKDFTFRAPPAAFEALAAAGVDVASMGNNHGVDFGPDGLSDTLAAIDDAPLAVVGIGRDAAQAFGPHVVRIKGTSVAVIGATQVNDPTSRNFPAGEGRAGVASAVDPQRLVAAVRQARRTSDVVVVYLHWGEELNQCPTSKQEDLARRLADAGADVVIGAHAHMLLGAGWLGRTYVGYGLGNFVWPNQTTTTTSTTGVLTLTMKGRRVTAARWSPAMIRSNGLPHFAGGDKAEEMRKDFAGLRSCTDLAAAPASPE
- a CDS encoding signal peptidase II, producing MMVPVAAAFLAAGAAAVCVDQLSKVVAGRLLAGHGLRLVAWRCGLRWVLNHRGGVVALPVRWAVLVWSAALACAGLLVVGQWSSLGIGGAVGLGLVVGGAAGNLVDRLLRGAVVDFIALRAWPTFNLADAAMVAGAVVLAGGLA
- a CDS encoding TlpA disulfide reductase family protein; protein product: MASVTGEYDVATEVSIGLVNCVLAAIHENENRAYPRLCHSLTASVDDAYRGAADPIPESERTGIRTTVEVQLSTPTVSLPVDALADTLWSRSRQPVRTAARGGPLGPWGRPTCWPSISARLRLRAWLRDTPAELPEFVHGDLYLTAGLVRTVLWQWHPLPPRRRTFLGLDHSAGPEVRFEPAAGATLTDQQRVLVERIVRNAFRGDSEPVSVELQLPPEVHRFDYKLQPTGARPSAMLLFTLSDSPPGPQGPGSVGARFLPGGADFAVAVGRDYLLGLLRRELLGGLPPEYERSGTFWRVSLRPDWNGATFDLQPGRILFSISGDGRITYGVAPLSTTDDFSFTVRLAVTLQVVGGQVRPALVGDPEIELHGVFAFESLINDAARNAIKAGLQARLDPVPADLRDALDVGRYLKTMMSTLHPADPGVALTGVQIRADGVVVAGTVALAPSRPVTVRRADLNGRADALESWIPGGTIDRFVWDGHLEEHRFVTENPIAAIQGCLSVQGTRVTRGGGLVPVAAEDCPLVVALLPVLTGLPTPAVPCRRLLLPLLAGGPGEGVEVVGHYDPWASGLAPRQGPTNLLVHFAERPWAEAARTIAEALAATRHRDAALIVLGVLGPGELPRAATVALKGDATVLLAEDSTGSWADTFGTPKRPTTVLVGPNGAVRWKDQEALDPAKLARALDEHLEPGGKVAWWPLRLAVPTGGRAPDAPLRLGDGRQLALRRLRGGSVVLSFWTSCSEPSVEQLRQLRDALETGRVDRPHIFGIGDGEDPQQVSRLAEREQLPFPLIADPERSIARRYGVSCWPTTVQIGLDRSVEATDLGLVPGVSLCERQTLGDMGHLTNNVIL